ATATCGACTATCTGTTGATGAATCTTAGCCTGGTCACTCAATCCTTTAAGCTTATCTTTTTGAGCAGAAAAGGCTAACCCGCTTTTTTTCTGACTCTCCACATGGTCGTCCGTCTTCTTTTTAAGTTTAGCCAGTTCGGATTCTAACTCTTTCGTGGACGATGTATAGTCGACCATTTTGCTTGTAGCATCTTTTACTTGCTTTTGCCAGGCACTTTGTCGCTGTACGGCTGTATTGATTTCTTTATTTAAATCTTGTATGACCTTTGAACTTTCCGCGTTTGTCTTGAGCTCATTTTTACGTTTTTCATTCAATTGCTGAATGCGTTTTTCGTTCAAAGACATGATCTTATTCAAGCCGGCAACCTGCTTACCTAATGCACCATATTTATCATCTGCATTATTCAGCACGGCCATATTGGCTTTCATTTCCCGTTCTGCGCTTTTAATCGATCGGTTTACAGCCGTTAAAGATTTGGTGAAATTAGTGGACGATAAATCCATTTCGATAATCATTTTTCCAAGGGGTTGATTTCCTATCAATTAGTTTCCTCCTTTCCTACGATAATGTTTTTACAAAGTCTGCTAAATCCATGGTCTTTTCTTCTTTAGGTTTTTCATCATTATTTAATATTTCCATCAAATGATAGTAATCGGCATTCACAACATCTTGATAACTCATGCCCTGCTGCATTAAATTTAGAAAAAGGGCATTTAGATTATCAATGGCTTCTTGTGGGGTTAATCCAGTTCCGCTTCTACTTCCCCGTCCTTCATGTACTGGATCAACTTCCGACTCTTTTTTTCACTGTAACCAAGAACCTTGTAATATACTTCATACAACTTCTGCATCAATTCATGTGCCTGGATACCTTCTAAAATGTCATTAGCTTTAACGCCAAATAAATCAGCAACGAAATTGACCAGGGCCATGGTTGATTCTTCATCATCCTCATAGACGGCATTATTCAGCTTTAATGCTGTAATTAATTGCTTGCCACTTACCCATGGTTGCGTCAGGGTAGTGACCTCTTTTGTTTTTGAATTGGTTAGTTCTAATGTGTACATGTCTCATTCCTCCAATTTTTATTAATAAATAAATGAAAAAGCCCTCCAAAAGGAAGGCTTCGATTTATCCAGCTGGTGGTGTGGCAGCAGGAAATGCATAGGTTTTTAATTTTGTAGCAATTTCAGTACCGATCCCATAAGCAATGGTTTCGCCATCGTTATTTGCAATACATTCCATCGTCAGTTTTTCATCTTCTGGTTCTGCTTGTTTATCTTCACTTGTTTTAAGAGATACGTCACCGGCAGTCATTTTACCTTTTAATAAAGCAAATAAAACGGGTTGGCCGGATGCATCTTCCGATTCAAGTAATGCTGCCACATACGGCGCCTCTGTACGTTCACCAATCAATGTAAAGCCATCTGTGTGTTTCTTACGACCCAATACCGCTTCTGTCATATCTTCCGGAACGTCTAGAATACCGATTTCCGCTTTAACGTCACCCGTACCTTTTGCAGAGACATAATACGCCACATTTGAAGCATAAACCTTTACAGAATCAGGGGAGATACCTGAAATGGTCGCTTCCGTTGTACCACCCTTGTTGGCCTTACCTTCAACAACAAACACCTCTTCCGTGGCTTTACCATCCTTATCTAAAACCACAAATGTTGCCCGCTTAAAACCTACTCTAATACCCATTTAAAGCACCTCTTCTTTTATTAGTCCTTGATAACGCCTGGCGTCAACAAAGCGTTTTGTTTCTTTGAAATATTCATCTAAACCATCTTTTAACTGTCCGAAACCAAGCTTTTTTAATTCCTTTTTTATCTCGGCCTGAATCTCTTTGACTAGCAAACGGTTCGTAGATTCCACATCAATTTGATACAAATATTCATTGGCATGATTTTCATTACTGGCATAAACAGTTGGGACAGGAACATCCAATGGATCAATCACAATGAAAGGTTTGCTGGTATCTCCTGTTTCGGGATATTCATAAAATTTAATCCGGTCTTCACAAAGGGAAACAATCATTTCATTTGAAATTAGCTGGTTATAGATCACCATTAATCCGTCTGTCATAATTGTTTTTTCATCTCCTTCGTGACCGCATGTAAGAAGGCTCCTTCACTATTCGAAATTGCTCGTTGAATAGATCCGTAGCCTTTTGGTTTTATTTTTATGCCTTGTCTGTTATACCCGAATTCATTTAGATGGACCAATCGATAACGCTCTTTTGGTCCATTCCAACCCACCAATACCGATTTATACCCATTTTGGCTAGTTACTTTACCTATTACAATTTCATCTTGAGAGGCCCCTGTATCTTTAAATGCCTCGAATTCATCGGAAACGGCTTTTGAAACCACATCCGCTCCAGCCATTAAGGCTTTATTGGACACTATGCTTAAAGCCTGTTCTGACAATTGATTTTGCAGTTTTTTATAAACGTCCTCGAACCCCTTAAATTCAACACTCATGTGATCACCGCCAAAAGAACGGTAATAAAATCGTTATTAGTTAGGTTCGGGCGAACGTCAATCACGTTAAAACGAATATATTTACGTTCATCATCTATCATTTTTGAATAGCGATCATCCTCTAACTCTGCGTAGTGTTCAGTGTCGGGAAAATACTCACCGAATGAATCGCGGATATTAATAGTCACGGCATTTTTCGTATTCATAAATTTTAGCTGCTGTTGTTCCTTGCCGGAATTGAGAATTTCGATATCTTTCATGCTTGCGCTGTACACTTCTGCAAAACACTCATATACCTGCACCAATGCTCCTTCGCCTGGCTCTGGGCCATTATTCGGGGCATATTGGTAAAAGCAAACAGGTGTCCTTAACTCACTGCTTCCGATTTTATTTGGGTTAAACTTGGGTTTCATCAGGATCCCCCTCGTATAAATCCAGAGCTAACCCTGTTATTTCACTAGCAAAATTTTCATCGAAATACTCCACGGCATCATTATAGGAATATCGCGCACGCTCAAAGACGAGTTCTCTCCCGCCTTCATGCGTAGCAATATCAAATTCTCCACACTTTCTTTTGATAGCCGCATATGAAAAGGACAACATTTTTTTGATATTGTCGTCCTCTTTCGAGTGTGAAATTTTCATGCGTTCTTTGAACTGTAAAAGCAATTCGTTAGTGATTTCCAATCAAATCACCTACTTATCATCTTCTTTTTCTTCTACCCTACTTAAAAAGGAGTTATCGAGATTCTGCTCAACCTCTTTAGCCCTTGTTACTTTCATTTCAATTTCTTGATTAGGTTCATAAACCTCATTCGTATGAATATCCTTGAATGTTTTTAAGACTTTATATTTAGCCATCTAATCACCCTTCCGGAGTATTGATAGATAATGTGTAAATTGCTGCTGCTTTATTATCCTCAGCTTTACCAAAAGCGAATTGTTTGGCCGTGTATAGGTAGCAATCTTCCAAAGCAAGTGTTTGATCGAATTTATTAATT
This sequence is a window from Brevibacillus sp. JNUCC-41. Protein-coding genes within it:
- the gpG gene encoding phage tail assembly chaperone G, whose protein sequence is MYTLELTNSKTKEVTTLTQPWVSGKQLITALKLNNAVYEDDEESTMALVNFVADLFGVKANDILEGIQAHELMQKLYEVYYKVLGYSEKKSRKLIQYMKDGEVEAELD
- a CDS encoding major tail protein produces the protein MGIRVGFKRATFVVLDKDGKATEEVFVVEGKANKGGTTEATISGISPDSVKVYASNVAYYVSAKGTGDVKAEIGILDVPEDMTEAVLGRKKHTDGFTLIGERTEAPYVAALLESEDASGQPVLFALLKGKMTAGDVSLKTSEDKQAEPEDEKLTMECIANNDGETIAYGIGTEIATKLKTYAFPAATPPAG
- a CDS encoding DUF3168 domain-containing protein, which encodes MTDGLMVIYNQLISNEMIVSLCEDRIKFYEYPETGDTSKPFIVIDPLDVPVPTVYASNENHANEYLYQIDVESTNRLLVKEIQAEIKKELKKLGFGQLKDGLDEYFKETKRFVDARRYQGLIKEEVL
- a CDS encoding HK97 gp10 family phage protein, yielding MSVEFKGFEDVYKKLQNQLSEQALSIVSNKALMAGADVVSKAVSDEFEAFKDTGASQDEIVIGKVTSQNGYKSVLVGWNGPKERYRLVHLNEFGYNRQGIKIKPKGYGSIQRAISNSEGAFLHAVTKEMKKQL
- a CDS encoding phage head-tail adapter protein: MKPKFNPNKIGSSELRTPVCFYQYAPNNGPEPGEGALVQVYECFAEVYSASMKDIEILNSGKEQQQLKFMNTKNAVTINIRDSFGEYFPDTEHYAELEDDRYSKMIDDERKYIRFNVIDVRPNLTNNDFITVLLAVIT
- a CDS encoding phage gp6-like head-tail connector protein, with the protein product MEITNELLLQFKERMKISHSKEDDNIKKMLSFSYAAIKRKCGEFDIATHEGGRELVFERARYSYNDAVEYFDENFASEITGLALDLYEGDPDETQV